TTATCACCACGAATATTGTGCGCGAGATAGCCCAATGCGTTACGGATGGTCAGCAGATAGTCGTGGTGCATGGCGCCTCAGACCTCACCAACGAACTCTCCGAACGCCTGGGGCATCCTGCTCGCGTGATTACCTCGCCGGGTGGCCTGGTCAGCCGCTATACCGATGCCGAAACGCTGCGCATCTTCGCTATGGCTACTGTGGGCGAGATCAATACCGCCCTGGTCGCGAGTTTGCAGCAGCAAGGAGTCAGCGCGCTAGGATTGTCAGGCGTCGATGGCCGATTGCTGCTGGCACGGCGTAAATCGATCGTGCGCTCCCTGATGCCGGATGGTCGCGTACAAATCCTGCGCGACGACTACACCGGGCAAATCGAACGTGTAAATGAGGCGCTGCTGCGGCAGCTCCTCGCTGCCGGTTACACTCCCGTCATCGCTCCCCTGGCATTGAGTCACGAGGGAGAACGCCTGAATGTTGACGGAGATCGAGCGGCAGCTGCCATTGCTGCTGCACTGCACGCCGAGACCCTGGTTATCCTGACCAACGTTCCCGGCCTGCTTTCCAATCCAGAGGATAGCACGACGCTCATCAGAACAATTCCTGCCGGGTGCCTGCCCGACTACATGCACTATGCCAGGGGACGCATGCGCAAGAAACTGCTGGGCGCGCAGGAAGCATTGCAAGGCGGCGTACCGCGCATCTGTATCGGTAGCGCCTCGCTACTCGACGTGCTGCATGGCTCAGGCACGATAATCGAGGCATCGTCCATCTCAAGAGAAAGGCTAACCGTATGATTTCGACCATCGAACTCGAAAATACCTACACAACAGGCGTCTACAGCAAGCGTCCCATCGCCATCGTGCGTGGCAGCGGAGCAGTAGTATGGGATGAAGAGGGCCGGGAATATATCGACTGCGCGGCAGGGCATGGCGTCGCTAATATTGGACATGGACGACCTGAAATTGCCGCCGCCCTCGCAGCCCAGGCCCATCGCCTCATCACCTGCCCCGAAATCGTCTACAATGACATGCGCGCTCGGCTGCTCGAACGCCTTGCCAACCTGGCGCCGCGGGGACTCGATCATATCTTCCTCTGTAACAGCGGAACCGAGGCCATCGAGGGCGCGTTCAAATTCGCTCGTCTTGCTACCGGTCGCCCCGGCATTATTGCCACATTGCGCGGCTTCCATGGTCGCACAATGGGATCGCTTTCGGCCACATGGGAACCGCATTACCGCGAACCGTTCGCGCCCCTCGTTCCAGACATTACCCATATCCGCTACAATGACCTGGCAGCCGCCGAAGCCACCATCAATGAGCAGACCGCGGCGGTCATCATCGAACTCGTGCAGGGCGAAGGTGGCGTGCATGTCGCGAACGGCGAGTATGTACGCAGTCTCGCATCGCTCTGTCATGAACGCGGCGCCCTGCTCATCATCGACGAGGTGCAAACCGGCTTTGGTCGCACCGGTCGTCTTTTCGCCTGCGACCACTATGATTTGCGGCCCGATATCCTCTGTCTCGCGAAATCCCTGGCCGGT
This sequence is a window from Ktedonobacteraceae bacterium. Protein-coding genes within it:
- a CDS encoding [LysW]-aminoadipate kinase, with translation MTLVVKIGGGAGVITTNIVREIAQCVTDGQQIVVVHGASDLTNELSERLGHPARVITSPGGLVSRYTDAETLRIFAMATVGEINTALVASLQQQGVSALGLSGVDGRLLLARRKSIVRSLMPDGRVQILRDDYTGQIERVNEALLRQLLAAGYTPVIAPLALSHEGERLNVDGDRAAAAIAAALHAETLVILTNVPGLLSNPEDSTTLIRTIPAGCLPDYMHYARGRMRKKLLGAQEALQGGVPRICIGSASLLDVLHGSGTIIEASSISRERLTV